From Haloglomus litoreum, the proteins below share one genomic window:
- a CDS encoding dual specificity protein phosphatase family protein, with translation MHRVGEDLYVGDLASVGDGRALHAAGIDVVVGLTHDAPTDGYPTGVDVVREPMVDGPRNDGSAFERAVDATLDALTDGHRTLVHCSAGSSRSVAVAAATLAETTDRDLEAAFQRVLACRPPADPHPALVRRAAAYVGLERAGKM, from the coding sequence ATGCATCGCGTGGGGGAGGACCTGTACGTTGGCGATCTCGCCAGCGTGGGCGACGGCCGGGCGCTGCACGCAGCCGGCATCGATGTCGTCGTCGGCCTCACGCACGACGCTCCCACCGACGGCTATCCGACGGGGGTCGACGTCGTCCGTGAGCCGATGGTCGACGGGCCGCGCAACGACGGGAGCGCGTTCGAGCGAGCCGTGGACGCGACGCTCGATGCCCTGACCGACGGACACCGGACGCTCGTCCACTGTTCGGCCGGCTCCTCGCGGAGCGTCGCCGTGGCCGCGGCCACGCTCGCTGAGACGACCGACCGTGACCTGGAGGCGGCCTTCCAGCGGGTGCTGGCCTGCCGCCCCCCGGCCGACCCGCACCCCGCGCTGGTCAGGCGGGCGGCGGCGTACGTCGGGCTGGAGCGCGCGGGGAAGATGTAG